The following coding sequences are from one Elusimicrobium minutum Pei191 window:
- a CDS encoding SDR family NAD(P)-dependent oxidoreductase, whose protein sequence is MFDRKYTWAITGGAGFIGSHTVRELLKNGQNVIVIDNTKHIGKTPLAPFADRVTFLNFDVRNFENILNALKNVDYVIHLAALVSVAESMHNPQLSLEINIHGTANVLEAARLNKVKRFIFASSSAVYGNNPDAPYQETAQTNIQSPYALGKLAGDELCQMYTDLYGLETVILRYFNVFGPGQDADSPYSAVIAKFIALAKENKSYNIQWDGTQTRDFIYVSDVANANLLAAAKAKPGEIYNVASGQTTTLLKLTEMIDAVSGVKNKKEFSPKREGDVKHSAAVISKIEKLGFKTTISLQEGLKLMWNK, encoded by the coding sequence ATGTTTGACAGAAAATATACATGGGCTATAACGGGCGGAGCGGGGTTTATAGGCTCGCACACAGTACGTGAACTTTTAAAAAACGGCCAAAATGTTATTGTCATAGATAATACCAAACACATAGGCAAAACCCCTTTAGCGCCCTTTGCCGACCGGGTTACCTTTTTAAACTTTGACGTAAGAAATTTTGAAAATATCCTTAACGCTTTAAAAAATGTTGATTATGTTATCCATTTAGCGGCCTTGGTGTCGGTAGCGGAATCAATGCACAACCCTCAGTTATCGCTTGAAATAAATATACACGGCACAGCCAATGTTTTGGAAGCCGCCAGACTAAACAAAGTTAAACGTTTTATTTTCGCGTCATCCAGCGCGGTATACGGCAATAACCCGGACGCGCCTTACCAGGAAACAGCCCAAACAAACATTCAATCCCCATATGCTTTAGGCAAACTGGCGGGGGACGAGCTTTGCCAAATGTACACTGATTTATACGGGCTTGAAACTGTTATATTAAGATACTTTAACGTCTTTGGCCCCGGGCAGGACGCCGACTCACCTTATTCGGCCGTTATAGCTAAATTTATAGCTTTAGCTAAAGAAAATAAGTCTTATAATATCCAGTGGGACGGCACCCAAACACGTGATTTTATTTATGTGTCGGACGTGGCCAACGCCAACCTGCTTGCCGCCGCTAAAGCTAAACCCGGCGAAATTTACAATGTAGCCAGCGGACAAACAACCACTTTACTAAAACTTACCGAAATGATTGACGCCGTCAGCGGCGTTAAAAATAAAAAAGAATTCTCCCCCAAAAGAGAAGGCGACGTAAAACATTCCGCAGCGGTTATTTCTAAAATAGAAAAACTTGGTTTTAAGACTACGATATCTTTGCAAGAAGGCCTTAAACTTATGTGGAATAAATAA
- a CDS encoding TetR/AcrR family transcriptional regulator, which yields MGRTSSGNDTKLIKTGLELAKKNGLGGFSVRQLCAKSKVNLGMFHYYFGTKDNFDKVILNEIYQTMILRMKTSLEGTPEENTRKLLYAVWDFIAENRILLSSLAGDVFSGNKNIIKYISENFTEHIFIMLGELEKAHKNKQLNTPSAADALILIIPPLALPNILFGLAERVDIGLLNKLKSKLISLKADMNQKRRIDMLINLVFKREK from the coding sequence ATGGGAAGAACTTCTTCCGGCAACGATACAAAACTTATAAAAACAGGTTTAGAATTAGCTAAAAAAAACGGCCTTGGCGGTTTTAGCGTGCGTCAACTTTGCGCTAAAAGCAAAGTCAATTTAGGTATGTTTCATTATTATTTTGGCACTAAAGATAATTTTGACAAAGTTATTTTAAACGAAATATACCAAACAATGATATTAAGAATGAAAACCTCTTTAGAAGGAACTCCCGAGGAAAATACCCGTAAACTTTTATACGCGGTTTGGGACTTTATAGCCGAAAACCGTATTTTGCTTTCCTCTTTAGCGGGTGATGTTTTTAGCGGCAATAAAAATATAATCAAATATATAAGCGAAAATTTTACCGAACATATTTTTATAATGTTGGGCGAGCTTGAAAAAGCGCATAAAAACAAACAGTTAAACACCCCTTCCGCGGCCGACGCTTTAATCCTTATCATCCCCCCCTTGGCTTTGCCTAATATTTTATTCGGTTTGGCTGAAAGGGTTGATATAGGGCTGCTTAACAAATTAAAATCAAAGTTAATTTCTTTAAAAGCTGATATGAACCAAAAAAGGCGCATAGACATGCTTATTAATTTAGTGTTTAAGAGGGAAAAATGA
- a CDS encoding TolC family protein — translation MKKHILTLPVILLLAAAAQSAPVKTISLEKCQQDALSYSNEIKQKAQAVQAALHTYKETKSSFYPSLYIDAKGSWVSEVPKVELGPVNKEFGDNWGYSAGPTLEYMLFDYNGRSSAAKGGAAAHKAAQEDLAFAQKSVKLQVRQVYFAVQQDLERMYFMAEQLKVADKQLADITSALKAGSKSNLDLAMAKKQQLKAKVNVSSARSSLGVHLRELFKLTGNDYGIDPSYPADWRIIINKEDRPASSLVKADPLQNTLNDFKALSLLEFDQNSPALIAAQNTADYYLYMAQSMKSALYPTLSASAGAYWEYPNNGILREHVFLGRAGAQLRMPLFEGSKTRNKAAAQESKGREASYQRAQLEDELKSLFYSSKSMLYSLEVQTEFIKQMIEQSSKAAKLTYDAYKAGSVTFLEVDSANLGLLESRIALADVYIETLNRLAVIDNLGTN, via the coding sequence ATGAAAAAACATATATTAACGTTGCCTGTCATTTTACTTTTAGCCGCTGCTGCTCAATCAGCGCCGGTAAAAACAATATCTTTGGAAAAATGCCAGCAGGACGCGCTGTCTTACTCAAATGAAATAAAACAAAAAGCCCAAGCGGTTCAAGCCGCTTTACATACCTATAAAGAAACAAAATCTTCTTTTTACCCTTCTTTATATATAGACGCTAAAGGCTCCTGGGTGTCTGAAGTGCCAAAAGTTGAGTTGGGGCCTGTTAACAAGGAATTTGGCGATAATTGGGGCTACTCCGCAGGGCCTACTTTGGAATACATGTTATTTGATTATAATGGGCGTTCCTCGGCCGCTAAGGGCGGGGCCGCGGCGCATAAAGCCGCGCAGGAAGATCTTGCTTTCGCGCAAAAATCCGTAAAACTGCAAGTGCGCCAGGTTTACTTTGCCGTACAGCAGGATTTGGAAAGAATGTATTTTATGGCCGAGCAGCTTAAAGTGGCAGATAAGCAGCTTGCGGATATAACTTCCGCCTTAAAAGCGGGCTCAAAAAGCAATTTGGACCTTGCCATGGCAAAAAAACAACAGCTTAAGGCAAAGGTAAACGTAAGCTCCGCCCGCAGCTCTTTGGGCGTGCATTTAAGGGAGCTTTTTAAATTAACAGGAAACGATTACGGCATAGACCCTTCCTACCCAGCGGACTGGAGAATAATAATAAATAAAGAAGACAGACCCGCCAGTTCATTAGTAAAGGCGGACCCCCTGCAAAACACTTTAAACGATTTTAAAGCTTTGTCATTACTTGAGTTTGACCAAAATTCCCCCGCGCTTATAGCCGCGCAAAACACTGCGGACTATTACCTGTACATGGCGCAAAGCATGAAGTCGGCCCTTTACCCGACATTATCGGCCAGTGCGGGAGCGTATTGGGAATATCCTAATAACGGTATTTTAAGAGAACACGTTTTCTTAGGCCGCGCGGGAGCGCAGTTAAGAATGCCTTTATTTGAAGGAAGCAAAACCCGCAACAAAGCCGCCGCGCAGGAAAGCAAAGGCAGAGAAGCATCTTATCAAAGAGCACAGCTGGAAGACGAACTTAAATCTTTATTTTACTCTTCTAAGAGCATGCTTTATTCCTTAGAAGTGCAAACCGAATTTATAAAGCAAATGATTGAGCAAAGTTCCAAAGCGGCCAAACTTACTTACGACGCTTATAAAGCGGGCTCAGTAACATTTTTAGAAGTGGACAGCGCCAACCTCGGCCTTCTTGAAAGCCGGATCGCGCTTGCGGATGTTTATATTGAAACTCTTAACCGTTTAGCGGTAATAGATAATTTAGGAACAAATTAG
- a CDS encoding efflux RND transporter periplasmic adaptor subunit, giving the protein MKKAAIAAVVVLLILVVVALMFFRQRPFNYSGVIEAVEINVPTRLNDVITKLHADEGGIITAGQVLAELECKQTDLELDIAEKEFKRAQTLLKSSAGSRENYDLRSNLFEQAALAKSWCKINSPIDGKVLHRFYEEGEFAPAGKKVFTVADLNYVDAWVYVEHDMLSNLKTGQEIKAVLPETGQRFEGVILTINDDAEFTPKNVQTRQERQRLVFGIKTRFKNDSRQSLKPGMTLEVQF; this is encoded by the coding sequence ATGAAAAAAGCGGCAATCGCGGCAGTTGTGGTTTTACTTATTTTAGTTGTTGTGGCGTTAATGTTTTTCAGGCAGCGCCCATTTAACTACAGCGGCGTTATAGAGGCTGTTGAAATCAACGTGCCCACACGCTTAAATGACGTTATAACCAAACTTCACGCGGATGAAGGCGGGATTATAACGGCGGGGCAAGTTCTTGCGGAACTTGAGTGCAAACAAACAGATCTTGAACTTGACATAGCCGAGAAAGAATTTAAAAGAGCCCAAACTCTTTTAAAATCCTCAGCCGGGTCCAGGGAAAATTATGACCTCAGAAGCAACCTCTTTGAACAGGCCGCCCTTGCTAAAAGCTGGTGTAAAATAAACAGCCCTATTGACGGCAAAGTGCTGCACAGATTTTATGAAGAGGGCGAGTTTGCCCCCGCCGGTAAAAAAGTTTTTACCGTGGCTGATCTTAATTATGTTGACGCCTGGGTATATGTGGAACACGACATGCTCTCAAACCTTAAAACAGGGCAGGAAATTAAAGCCGTTTTACCGGAAACGGGCCAAAGGTTTGAAGGCGTTATATTAACAATTAACGACGATGCGGAATTTACCCCCAAAAACGTGCAAACCAGACAGGAAAGGCAGCGCCTTGTATTCGGCATAAAAACAAGATTTAAAAATGATTCAAGACAAAGCCTTAAACCCGGCATGACATTAGAAGTCCAATTTTAG
- a CDS encoding ABC transporter ATP-binding protein: MAVEADILKVSKKMGATPALNRVSAVFEAGIVHGVIGPNGAGKTTLMRLTAGLLTADSGQIKYKNDGKEIYLQQVKNITAYFPQEPSLYPDLSCMEHLEFFRDLYSIEQKEFEKRSGELLLATGMEPFKERAAGKLSGGMYKKLGLMCVLLNRPKLLLLDEPTIGVDPLSRQQLWDLVYKFAGKDMTIIVNTSYMDEAERCARVHVLDKGSVIANGTPKELIEKFKITNFADIFLKHDK; the protein is encoded by the coding sequence ATGGCCGTAGAAGCGGATATACTAAAAGTAAGCAAAAAAATGGGCGCAACGCCCGCGTTAAACCGGGTTTCAGCTGTGTTTGAAGCGGGTATAGTGCACGGCGTTATCGGCCCCAACGGGGCGGGCAAAACAACGCTTATGCGTTTAACCGCCGGCTTACTTACGGCTGACAGCGGGCAGATTAAATATAAAAATGACGGTAAAGAAATATACCTTCAGCAAGTAAAAAATATAACGGCCTACTTCCCGCAAGAACCAAGCCTTTACCCTGATTTAAGCTGTATGGAACATTTGGAATTTTTTAGAGATCTTTACAGTATCGAACAAAAAGAATTTGAAAAAAGAAGCGGGGAATTACTTTTAGCCACCGGAATGGAACCTTTTAAAGAACGCGCCGCGGGCAAACTGTCGGGCGGGATGTATAAAAAACTTGGACTTATGTGTGTTTTACTTAACAGGCCAAAACTTCTTTTGCTTGACGAGCCTACAATAGGCGTTGACCCGCTAAGCCGCCAGCAACTTTGGGATTTGGTTTACAAGTTCGCGGGCAAAGACATGACCATTATTGTTAACACTTCCTATATGGACGAGGCCGAACGCTGCGCCAGAGTTCATGTGCTTGATAAAGGAAGTGTAATAGCAAACGGAACGCCAAAAGAATTAATTGAAAAATTTAAAATAACAAATTTTGCGGATATATTTTTAAAACATGACAAATAA
- a CDS encoding ABC transporter ATP-binding protein — protein sequence MTNNNENIIEVNNLTIAFGSFKAVDGISFDVKKGEIFGFLGANGAGKTTTIRTICGILNPSSGTVKVNGKDVSSSTAVLKPFISYMSQKFTLYPDLTIKENIYFAGSLYNMSKNKIEQRAKEIFKFINLESDTDSLVKNLPGGIKQMIALGATLLHDPEIVFLDEPTAGTSPSTREDFWKLIKLLAQNGKTIFVTTHYMDEAEYCNRIVLMERGKIIAFDTPENLKKTFFPRAPKQLVFKQPKQAEVRQEFYKEKIGVLAVFGNDLRVEVEDEEKFEILQKKYKDVFETNESAPTLEDVFLKALRQKGGPE from the coding sequence ATGACAAATAATAATGAAAATATAATTGAGGTAAACAACTTAACTATTGCCTTCGGCTCTTTTAAAGCCGTGGACGGGATTTCTTTTGACGTTAAAAAAGGGGAAATTTTTGGTTTTTTAGGCGCGAACGGGGCAGGAAAAACAACAACTATAAGAACCATATGCGGCATTTTAAACCCCAGTTCGGGCACGGTTAAAGTAAACGGTAAGGATGTTTCCTCCTCCACGGCGGTATTAAAACCTTTTATAAGTTATATGTCCCAAAAATTTACGCTTTACCCGGATTTAACCATTAAAGAAAATATTTATTTCGCAGGAAGCCTTTATAATATGTCGAAAAATAAAATAGAACAAAGAGCTAAAGAAATTTTTAAATTTATTAATTTAGAAAGCGACACCGATTCTTTAGTAAAAAATTTGCCCGGCGGAATAAAACAAATGATAGCCTTGGGGGCCACTCTTTTGCACGACCCCGAAATCGTGTTTTTAGACGAGCCTACAGCGGGCACATCCCCCTCCACAAGGGAGGATTTTTGGAAACTTATTAAACTTTTGGCCCAAAACGGAAAAACAATTTTTGTAACAACGCATTATATGGACGAGGCTGAGTACTGCAACAGGATAGTTCTTATGGAAAGGGGCAAAATTATAGCTTTTGACACTCCCGAAAATTTGAAAAAAACCTTTTTCCCCCGCGCGCCGAAACAGCTTGTTTTTAAACAGCCTAAGCAAGCCGAGGTAAGGCAAGAGTTTTACAAAGAAAAGATAGGCGTTTTAGCAGTGTTTGGCAATGACCTCAGGGTGGAAGTGGAAGACGAGGAAAAATTTGAAATTTTACAGAAAAAATATAAAGATGTTTTTGAAACTAACGAAAGCGCCCCTACGCTTGAAGACGTGTTTTTAAAGGCGCTCCGCCAAAAAGGAGGACCCGAATAA
- a CDS encoding ABC transporter permease, giving the protein MLSLKRARSIALKEYKHILRDPFTLAVTLLLPLIFVAFFGFVIDLDYKNIRVSVRDDDQSSTSRKFLNELSSSGYFKLTPLQGDLQTEAVLNRNDTASVLIIKKDFGKNILKGDFSNPGRAQLMIDGSDNAKSGILLSYITLAVQKANSVFIKNNPELSELQGAGANPSDLIRTRFLFNPELNSHWFIVPALNTIIIGFLAIVLTALTVAREWENGSMELLLSTPVRPTEIVIGKLFPYFTLTFFDILIVFVLSIFVFKIPFLGSFALFILACCIYIAGALALGLCISVATRVQQTAIQFAFAIGLLPSFIFSGFIFPIENMPVFFRYFTIIFPQRWFLTISRSLFLSDPGVQTMAFPFLAITVFAAVMILTAIKIFKTDVEP; this is encoded by the coding sequence ATGCTGTCTTTAAAACGCGCGCGCTCAATAGCGTTAAAGGAATATAAGCACATATTAAGGGACCCTTTTACCCTTGCGGTCACGTTGCTTTTGCCTTTAATATTTGTGGCCTTTTTCGGCTTTGTTATAGATTTGGATTACAAAAATATCCGCGTATCAGTAAGAGATGATGACCAAAGTTCAACCTCGCGTAAATTTTTAAATGAGTTATCTTCATCGGGTTATTTTAAATTGACGCCCCTGCAAGGCGACTTGCAGACAGAGGCCGTTTTAAACAGAAACGATACCGCGTCCGTTTTAATTATAAAAAAAGATTTTGGCAAAAATATTTTAAAAGGCGATTTTTCCAACCCCGGCCGAGCGCAGCTTATGATTGACGGCAGCGACAATGCCAAATCAGGCATTTTGCTAAGCTATATAACGCTTGCCGTTCAAAAAGCAAATTCCGTTTTTATAAAAAATAACCCCGAGCTTTCCGAATTGCAAGGAGCCGGCGCAAATCCTTCCGACTTAATAAGAACTCGTTTTTTATTTAACCCGGAACTTAACAGCCACTGGTTTATAGTGCCCGCTTTAAACACTATTATAATTGGGTTTTTAGCCATTGTTTTAACGGCGCTTACCGTGGCAAGGGAATGGGAAAACGGATCAATGGAGCTTTTGCTTTCAACCCCCGTAAGGCCTACGGAAATAGTGATAGGCAAATTATTTCCCTATTTTACGCTTACCTTTTTTGATATTTTAATTGTGTTTGTTTTATCTATATTCGTATTTAAAATACCTTTTTTGGGAAGCTTCGCTTTATTTATATTAGCCTGCTGTATTTATATAGCGGGCGCGCTGGCTTTAGGGCTTTGCATATCGGTAGCTACGCGCGTTCAGCAAACGGCCATACAGTTTGCTTTCGCCATAGGTTTGCTGCCTTCGTTTATATTTTCAGGCTTTATATTTCCCATTGAAAACATGCCCGTATTTTTCAGATACTTTACAATCATATTCCCCCAGCGCTGGTTTTTAACCATAAGCAGAAGTCTGTTTTTAAGCGACCCGGGCGTTCAAACGATGGCGTTTCCTTTTTTAGCTATAACGGTGTTCGCCGCAGTAATGATTTTAACGGCGATAAAAATTTTTAAAACGGATGTGGAACCATGA
- a CDS encoding ABC transporter permease, which produces MIRIRAINGFIQKEFMQILRDRQMIAALVFVPILQLVMFGSALTSEVKNIKFVVVSKPTTISRQIETRALASGWFKKVKSVNGAQVSDPVLLLTEQKAEAVLVAPKEGFEYALEHGGKPIQLLINATNAQRAQQVDSYIKQIILSVAEDNSYDLSAAGLINIDIRIMYNHYMNTSDFMIPALMSMASFIVILLVCSMSIAKEKETGTMEKLIASPASAEEIIIGKTAPYFIIGIFIILFMLSIGLIVFSVPLRGHFWQLLVTGFVLLLSALSIATLLSTIVKTQQQAMMASILFIMPAILLSGVFFPVENIPLQFRWLSYLNPLTYTMANFRSFMLKGGDLITFWQNTLITLIMGIILACAAYKNFKSTLN; this is translated from the coding sequence ATGATAAGAATACGCGCTATAAACGGTTTTATACAAAAAGAATTTATGCAAATCCTGCGCGACCGCCAAATGATAGCCGCGCTTGTATTTGTTCCTATTTTACAGCTTGTAATGTTTGGCAGCGCGCTTACGAGCGAAGTAAAAAACATAAAATTTGTGGTAGTGTCAAAACCAACCACGATATCAAGGCAGATAGAAACGCGGGCGCTTGCCTCGGGCTGGTTTAAAAAGGTAAAAAGCGTTAACGGCGCGCAGGTATCCGACCCTGTTCTTCTTTTAACGGAGCAAAAAGCGGAAGCCGTGCTTGTAGCGCCTAAAGAAGGTTTTGAATACGCTCTTGAACACGGCGGCAAGCCCATACAACTTTTAATAAACGCCACCAACGCCCAGCGCGCCCAGCAGGTGGACAGTTATATAAAACAAATAATACTTTCCGTGGCTGAAGATAACAGCTATGACTTAAGCGCCGCGGGGCTGATTAATATAGACATACGCATTATGTACAACCATTACATGAACACTTCGGACTTTATGATACCGGCGCTTATGTCCATGGCAAGTTTTATAGTAATTTTACTTGTTTGCAGCATGTCGATAGCTAAAGAAAAAGAAACAGGCACCATGGAAAAGCTAATCGCGTCGCCCGCTTCGGCGGAAGAAATTATAATAGGCAAAACCGCGCCTTATTTTATTATAGGCATATTTATAATTTTATTTATGTTATCAATAGGGTTAATAGTATTTTCCGTACCGTTGCGGGGGCATTTTTGGCAGCTGCTTGTTACGGGTTTTGTGCTTTTACTTTCGGCCTTATCCATAGCCACGCTTTTAAGCACAATAGTAAAAACGCAGCAGCAGGCCATGATGGCAAGTATTTTATTTATAATGCCCGCCATACTGCTTTCAGGCGTATTTTTCCCCGTGGAAAATATTCCGCTCCAGTTCCGCTGGCTTTCATATTTAAATCCGCTTACATATACAATGGCTAACTTCAGAAGTTTTATGCTTAAAGGAGGCGACCTTATTACATTTTGGCAAAACACGCTGATAACTTTAATAATGGGTATTATTTTAGCGTGCGCCGCTTATAAAAACTTTAAATCAACCTTAAATTAA
- a CDS encoding diaminopimelate dehydrogenase: protein MKSKVAVVGLGNTGLYAIKALAKSGDLECAGVIRRAAGAEIIEGVKQYNNIDEMPVKPEVVILCLPSKNMPETAGYYLSKGISVVDSFDIHSEVYNTVNKLDKTAKANNAAAVVSAGWDPGSDSMIRAVFKALDPHYPIYTNFGPGMSMGHSVVAKSVKGVKDAVSITLPLEKGKHKRLVYVELDGSQTKEQVYDNMRADDYFAHDPLEIEVVPKAADYKDASHGGNVHMEGDEITADFKMTVNNPKTTAHVLVACARAALRIPPGAYTVIDLPLVTLLEGTREENIKKLV from the coding sequence GTGAAAAGTAAAGTTGCTGTCGTCGGGTTGGGAAACACCGGCCTTTACGCAATAAAGGCTTTGGCTAAAAGCGGGGATTTGGAGTGCGCGGGCGTAATACGCCGCGCGGCCGGCGCTGAAATAATTGAAGGCGTTAAACAGTATAATAATATTGATGAAATGCCCGTAAAACCGGAAGTTGTTATTTTATGCTTACCTTCAAAAAACATGCCGGAAACAGCCGGGTATTATTTATCAAAAGGCATCAGTGTAGTTGACAGCTTTGATATTCATTCGGAAGTATATAATACCGTTAATAAACTTGACAAAACTGCTAAAGCAAATAACGCGGCAGCCGTGGTTTCCGCCGGGTGGGACCCAGGTTCAGACAGTATGATACGGGCTGTTTTTAAAGCGCTTGACCCGCATTATCCTATTTACACGAATTTCGGCCCCGGTATGTCTATGGGGCACAGCGTTGTGGCAAAAAGCGTAAAAGGCGTTAAAGACGCCGTTTCAATAACCCTTCCTTTAGAAAAAGGCAAACACAAACGCCTTGTTTATGTTGAACTTGACGGCAGTCAAACAAAAGAACAGGTTTATGATAATATGAGGGCGGATGATTATTTTGCCCACGACCCTTTAGAAATTGAGGTTGTACCCAAAGCGGCGGATTATAAAGACGCCTCCCACGGGGGTAATGTGCATATGGAGGGGGATGAAATCACGGCGGATTTTAAAATGACTGTTAATAACCCTAAAACCACGGCCCATGTTTTAGTAGCCTGCGCCAGGGCCGCCTTAAGAATTCCACCCGGTGCTTACACCGTAATTGATTTGCCTTTGGTAACACTGCTTGAAGGCACCAGGGAAGAAAATATTAAAAAACTTGTGTAG
- a CDS encoding VIT1/CCC1 transporter family protein yields MQNDYSPKVKKLFEKYQRDEETAHMLYTKIAAREKSKYNKKILMQIASDEKEHALVWKRYCGKNIKPSKLKFLWYSFLARVMGYTFVIKLMEKNEYTGINDLLVIENEVPEVKEIIRQEKEHEEKLRGLLDEDRLKYIGAIILGLNDALVELTGTIAGLTFALTSTKLVAVAGIITGTAATLSMAASNYLAERANGNPNALKASFYTGIAYLVTVILLVLPYLIYPNNRYILAFITTLAIMIFIIFFFNYYISVAKSLSFFKKFTEMACISLGVTLIAFGIGIAAKHFLNIDV; encoded by the coding sequence ATGCAAAATGACTACTCGCCTAAAGTAAAAAAGCTATTTGAAAAATACCAGCGCGACGAAGAAACCGCGCACATGCTTTACACAAAAATAGCCGCCCGTGAAAAGAGCAAGTACAATAAAAAAATACTTATGCAAATAGCTTCTGACGAAAAAGAACATGCCCTTGTATGGAAACGCTACTGCGGCAAAAACATAAAACCCAGCAAATTAAAATTTTTATGGTACAGCTTTTTAGCCCGCGTTATGGGATACACTTTTGTCATAAAACTTATGGAAAAGAATGAATATACGGGTATTAACGATTTACTTGTTATCGAAAATGAAGTTCCTGAAGTAAAAGAAATAATACGCCAGGAAAAAGAACATGAGGAGAAACTGAGAGGTTTGCTTGATGAGGACCGATTAAAATATATAGGAGCTATTATACTCGGGTTAAATGACGCCCTTGTTGAGCTTACAGGCACTATAGCCGGCCTTACTTTTGCACTTACAAGCACAAAACTTGTAGCCGTGGCGGGCATTATTACGGGAACAGCAGCCACGCTCTCAATGGCCGCTTCAAACTATTTAGCTGAAAGAGCCAATGGGAACCCTAACGCCCTAAAAGCAAGTTTTTATACCGGTATAGCTTACCTTGTAACAGTTATCCTTTTGGTTTTGCCTTATTTAATCTATCCTAACAATAGATATATACTCGCGTTTATTACAACGCTTGCGATAATGATTTTTATAATATTTTTCTTTAATTATTATATTTCCGTAGCAAAATCACTGTCGTTTTTTAAAAAATTTACCGAAATGGCCTGCATAAGTTTAGGCGTGACCTTAATAGCTTTCGGTATAGGTATA